The Haematobia irritans isolate KBUSLIRL chromosome 1, ASM5000362v1, whole genome shotgun sequence DNA segment CAATTCTGCTAAGAAACGGAAGATTAAAAGTGTTAAAAGCACCATAtcaacgacgggctcatcgtccaATTCTCCCAAGCCTCCGACTGATGATTTAGCTTCGGATTCTGAACGCGAACGCAATGCAAAGAAAATTGAGAAGACAACAACAGTAAAAGATATGCTTAAAGCTCAAAGAGATAATTTCTTAAAATCTCAAACAAGTAGTGAACCGAAATCAAGTATTGCTAAGCCGAAAGGTAAATCATCGGCGGAGGAGGCAGAATCCAGCGAGGGATCTGATGATGGCGATGACGAAAGTGATAACAATAGTGATTCCAATGAAAGCGGTCCCAAACCACCAAAAGATAAAAAGTCTGCTTCAAGTAACGAAGATAATCAAGGAAATGAAAGTAAGTTCTagggttttttttagaaatttcaagAGTATCTCTTAATTTATATAACGATATTATAGAATTGAGGACTACAGACACAAAGTTACCGGAAATGGAGCCTGATGTATTGGCATGTGTTACAGAATTTAGAGATAATTTAAAATCCAAGAATCTCACAGGCAAAAAGATACTTTTCGATGATCAGTTGTCAGAAAGTTTCCTCAAGTAAGTTATACAGTCAAAGAAATTTATGTACCCAAagaagaaagtctgctgaaaaaggggaaAGCGGAATAGCGAATGTTATCTGTTATTTTTAACAAACATACAAATACTATAAACTAAATATACTAATAATATGACTTGAATATTTCACAAATTGAAAGGTTTGCTGTTCGCATTTAGCATTTCAAaactaaatttgtttgaattgttGTCCGCTAGACCACAATatccaaaaatataacagcaaacaCCGACTGCTGTTTTCAGTAGACTTTTTTCTGTGGATTTGGcctataaaactaaatattttttctatatttctacatCATCTATTTAAGGATCGACGATTCTCTGTTGTGTATCGATAAAATGGATCGTAGCATGGTATATGCTCATTTGGAATACCATCTAGCATTACCCAGATATTTCTTCTTCCGTAAAGCTAGGCAATTACGTGAAAAAGAGGAAAAACTCAAGAGTAAGCGGGCATTCAACAAACTCCATAAAGCAGTCACGGAAACAATGCCAGCAGTTATAGCAAGCTATGATGCTGAATTGCGGCGATATGCAGAATTACAGTaggttttgtttttgaattacGAGAAATTTCACATTACATAATTGTTCCTTTACTACCTTATTTAGGGCGGCCAACGTCAATTCCGACCAACCTCTAAAAATGCCAAAGAAAAAATTCCCTTGGAATCCAAACTTAaggtttgttcgtttttttgttaataCTAGATTTGCATTTTCTCATGCCTAGGTTATATATCATTTTAGAAATCTCCTCTATGATGTGTATCAAGTTCGGTGGACATCATATCCCGTATTGGGAAAAAAGAAAGATACCTTGGAGGACTTTATAATGACATACATGAGTAAAAAGGTTGTTGAGATATGGCCCAAGGGTTGGATGCGCTATGAGGAATTACAAAAAGAGATAGAAAAACGGAAAGCAGCAGCGAAAAAGGCAAAAGAAAAAGCTACAAAAGGGCCGACAATATCCATAGGTCCAAATGCTCTCAGTACTTCCTCTAGCACTACACAAAATCCCCCTCCTGAAACTGTACAACGTTCCAATGCTAATTCCGACACAGATTCCGTCGCTAGCAGTAACACATCATCTAGTTTGAAACGAAAAAATCAAGAAGCCAACACAACTAAACCTAAATCAAAAGCAGCTAAACTGAATGGGGAtcaacagaaaataaaaactattccTATAGGTTTGGATTTGACatcgcccagcaaaaaaacagaTCACAGTATAACCAACCTTATGTCGGCAACATCAATGGCAGCTGTATCTATGGCAACAACAACTTCTTCGGCATTTAGTTCAACAGTTGCTGCTGTATCACAACCTTTGAAACATTCCAGTAACACACATGTCATCGATCTCGACAATTATACATGTACTAATGATATAATGCAACAAGCAGCCGCTGCCAATGCTGCTGCAATGTCTTTTGCATTAGCCAATGCTGCGTCATCGCTTAATAGTGCAACTGTTGGTGGCTCGTCATCAAGACGTGAGAGTAGTGGCGATTCGGAGATAGAAATCGTTGGATTTTATCCAGCATCCAagaatgcaaacaaaaaacaaaagactaATAGCCGGAGTGGTACACCGAATTCTAATCAATTTGGAGCGGAAAAGacttacaacaataacaacaataataataggaATTCGAAAAAGCCCACACCAACACCGAGCTCAGCAGTGACTTCAGGTGCATTGAATTTGTTTAATGAGGAATATAGTAAAATCATGATTGGTTCCATAATGGGAGAGGTATGTTATAATTTAATGTTATACAATTTAAATGTACAGTATATCTGACGCGAAGCGTTAACAATTTGAAAGGccatatttttttggtattttttacaaatgacaaaaatatttgaatttattaacgCGATACAATAAGCCAAATAGGGTCAACAATTGTGCAATAGTTAGAGTAGTTTTTCTACCTTTCTTTAGCCATAATTAGTAATATTAGGACTCCAAAGTCAAAAAGTTATTCGTTTAGCAATAATTCGGGCAGTATAAAATTTCgccttaagagtttaataaataaTCAAGAGATatgaatcacggttgccactcgtaccaaaaataatctatcaaaatttgaagaaaattttaccacaaatctaccaaattaaaaaaatcccaaataaatttgacaaacttttcctctATTGATTAAGCTACTGAACGCATGATTTAaagctaaaatcaaaacaacaataaaaaatttatttataaagaaaattttgtcaaaattttatttcattcgttttgttttgttattgtgttttttttttaatcaatgttgttgtttttgatttcagcttaaaaccatgcattgactaaactacaagtgtagcttaaccaacagaggaaaatgatgtttgtcaaatttattttggacaaagccctataataaaataaattcaggcagttcactaaacccaaaagtgaaccacacttgaactttccgaaaaaaaatgtttacacgatagccggcttatgccgaaataaattggtacaaacatttctgttttcctttgccaccgtcaaatcatcgatttgagtgcagttggctgggtttattttgagcgtgcttcctcttttttcattcgttttgttttgttattgttggttttttctttaatcattgttgttgtttttgatttcagcttaaaaccatgcattgattaaactacaagtgttgcttaaccaacagaggaaaagtatgcttgtcaaatttatttgagccctatagactgcaatatggttggatggacagctgtttcggaatttgtcaagattttgtcaaaattttatttctatagaaaattttgtcaaaattttatttctatagaaaattttgtcaaaatttctattattcttcaaaatttctatatattatttctatagaaaattttgtcaaaatttaatttctatagaaaattttaattctatagaaaattttgccaaaattttattcctatgaaaaattttgtcaacattttatttatatagaaaattttgtcaaaattttattttatagaaaatgttgtcaaaattttatttctatagaaaattttgtcaaaattttatttctatagaaaattttgtcaaaattttatttcaatagaaaatgttgtcaaaattttatttctatagaaaattttgtcaaaattttattcctatggaaaatattgtcaaaattttatttctatagaaaattttgtcaaaattttatttctatagaaaattttgtcaaaattttatttctatagaaaattttgtcaaaattttatttctatagaatttttttcaaaattgtatttctataacaaatttgtcaaaattttatttctataacaaatttgtcaaaactttatttctatagaaaattttgtcaaaattttatttctatagaaaattttgtcaaaattttatttctatagaaaattttgtcaaaattttatttctatagaaaattttgtcaaaattttatttctatagaaaattttgtcaaaattttaattgtatagaaaattttgtcaaaatttctattattcttcaaaatttctatatattatttctatagaaaattttgtcaaaattttatttctatagaaaattttgtcaaaattttatttctatagaaaattttgtcaaaattttatttctatagaaaattttgtcaaaattttatttctatagaagatcttgtcaaaattatatttctgtagaaaatcttgtcaaaattatatttctatagaaaattttgtcaaaattttatttctatagaaaatttagtcaaaattttatttctatacaaaattttgtcaaaattttatttctatacaaaatttgttcaaaattttatttctattcaaaattttgtcaaaatttaatttttatagaaaattttgtcaaaattttattcctatagaaaattttgtcaaaattttattcctatagaatttttttcaaaattttatttctataacaaatttgtcaaaattttatttctatagaaaattttgtcaaaattttatttctatagaaaattttgtcaaaattttaattctatagaaaatttagtcaaaattttatttctatagaaaattttgtcaaaattttatttctgtagaaaattttgtcaaaattttatttctatagaaaattttgtcaaaattttatttctatagaaaattttgtcaaaattttatcaacattttatttttatagaaaattttgtcaacatttgatttctatggaaaatgttgtcaaaattttatttctatagaaaattatgtcaaattctgccaatctaccaaacaataagaaatctacaatttttggtagaattccaccaacaGTGGCGACCGTGGTGTGAATGCGTTAAGGGTATATGATTGGAGACCAAACCTCTGCAACGAATACACAAGCGAATACTTCAAGCACACGCCACACAATTCGAGTAGTAACTTCAGTGTCCATTTCTCAAACGAGTGAAATAGAAACCTTGCACATTGTGAACCAAAACAAATAGAACCCAGTAAAGCAAGCACCCAACAATGTTTTGAAGTATTCGAATGTAATCGGAATTCCAAATGCATTCgttttataatttccatttctgtgtagATGAAGTTATTTCGTTTTCTCAACTATAATAGTatgctacacacacatacacaccattcctattttgtttattgttggcacatacaataaaaaGCACAGACCCGCTTGATTGACTTCTGCCAGTCAACTGATCGACGATTGTGTTTGGCTTTTGTTTGATAGTTACTTCGTGTCTCATACGAAGTTTCGTCGTTGCTAATGCAAAGTATTCTATcttcactaaaaatgttttgatttactcgtatcgtgacgattacttcaaaaccaaaatattgaaaagaactgtaaaacgattccttttgaatgttatggctctgcaatgcttgacactgtaatcgctttacagtggttttgttttattcattaatCGAAGTATTCGAAGTATTCGTGGAGTGTATTGCCTTCACTAGAACATCGATTACTTCGAATAGGCTTGTGCAGGCCTTTGTTGGAGACTGACTGACTTGAAAAGACTTAAAACATTTTGTGTGCCTTATTGAGTTTTCGTTTTCCAGTGTCATATCTTTCTATTGTTTAACATACTTTTTATATTGTTGTATATCATTACAGCATCACCAagttccattattgaatgcagcACAAAAGTCATCGCCATCAACATCGTCGTCGTCACCAATGCCCTCAAATATGCCACATCAATGACCCAAAACACCGTTGAGGAATCGCACAACGTCGCCAAACGCCTTGAGTTTAATACCTACTCCACCTTTGTCAGCTAATTCGGTGGCAACCTCTTCGGCATTTTACAATCACGAACAAACAGTAGCAGCGGCCTTAGTATTATCCTCATTGTGTGGAAATACCTCAACGATAACAACAAGCACCACCGGTACTCGAACACCCTCACTGCCAACAGTATCTTCACATGCAGTAACATCGGAAACTTCATCATTTCCATCGACAAAATCAGTCACATCAACAAGCCTACCACTTTGTAATGATAAATtaaactttaataatttagcaaCACTGCCTTTGTTTCTAACACCTCAGCCACCATCCTCATCGCCATCGTCATCAATAGCCAATAATCAATTGTCACTTTCTTCTCTTGGTGTAAATATGAAAACATCTCTCTTGCAACAAGCAACTTCACTTTCCTTGTCATCTGGATTTTTGGGACAACAAAATCCTTTCTTACTTCCCGCACTTGCGGCAGCATCTACGAATGCTTCGTCCTCATCAAAATATGATCGTAATTCAAGATCATCAAATTCCTCCAGTCAGAGTACGTCATCAACATCAGGAAATCATCGTCAAACTAAGAAATAATATCGTTTTCTCTTGTTGTTTGCATCGATTGTTATACaaccactttttatttttttaccagTGTAAAGTATGTTctccttattttttgttattatcgtCGTTTATTGTGAGAGtacataatttttagttttcatcGAAATTATACGGAAATCCCAAAtgtatgttatttctttaagaagTCGTGTgagtaaattataatttttctaaaataaacagaaaatatttaattaagaaCATCAATGGTGAATTGGTATTTCCTTTCGATTGGTAAAAGCTATCTATGCTTGTGGTGTGGGTGTGGAGAGGACAGgggcaatttaaaatttaaacttcGTAGACATATCGAAATAGGCAGGACTGGCCAAATTGCATGTCACTGTCATCCATACAAACATAATCAAATATGAGCATTATTGTTCCATTGTTGGAGCATGATGACTATAAACAGGCAGACGGATTCCCGATTTTAGtcgatttattaattttgtttgccATCTAAAGCCGATTAatagatttttaattgaattttatagtaTTAATAGCAATTTTTCCACTGTtacttttctttgaaaattcattttaaagaaaatagacttttttaattgatgctttggatcattgccatgaagttataataaaatttgccaaaagttataatttttttatctataccGATTTAAtgttgattttagcggctaaattcgaacttaatacccacctttaaggaaGAATGAGAATTGGATGGAAAATGCAACATCTTTCGAATGTTTGAGATATATTTCTcactccccaaaaaatcaatgaTGGAGTATGTTGTgtattgaaattgaatataaCACGCGTCAAACAAGATTAACAATAATATCAATTATTCATTCAATAATGGCTACAATGGAAAGACGTTGCACAATTGAAGTATTGGATACGAATGAATATTCCATGATAAAAGATTACATTATAGTGAGAGAATAAAAAGTAACGAGTGTAAATACGGGTTCTGTTAGTAACAGATACGAGATACTATTACATAGAATAACAAGGTTACCATGTCCATTAACGACACTATAGTCTCCCAGGCTAAAAACGGATGTGGTCTGAAAAATGAGCTGGAGGCCTTCTTATGCGGCTCGATCTTCTTAGTGGTGTGGATACTCCACGTGTTTGTTGCTGTGAACTTGTAGCTGGTGTAAGTGGAACATTGGCAGGATTTGTCACACGACATTCAATTCGGACTTCCTCAACAACAGGCTTTGGTTTAGGCGGCAAGTCAAACGTTACGGTTTTAGTTGGCTTTTCCACGTTGGATTTGTAAATTTGGTTGATGTGGCGTTTGAGCTCATATCCATTGTCGAGTTTTATTTGGTAATGAAGATTTCCAAACTTTGCCTTTACACTTCCAAATTTCCATGAAGGTTTATTTTTATCGTACCACCGTACTTGCACCCTGTCTCCCAGGCTTAATTGGCGCACTTTAATAGGTGAAGGAgaagattttaatttattccatgGACGAATAGCGTCTAATTTAATTCGTAATTCTCTACCAAGGTATAATAAAGCTGGACTCTTACCATCTGCTAAAGGTGTTGCTCTGTAACGATAAACAATTTCTTGAACTTTTTCAAATATAGTGGCTTTATCATTCTCCATCGCTTTCAGTTTGTGTTTCAACGTTTGGACGTATCTTTCTGCAAGTCCATTAGTCGCCGGATGGCCAGGCGCAATGAATTTTTGGATAATACCATTCCGGCTACAAAAATCTTTGAATATTTTACTTGAAAATATTGTGGCGTTATCCGAAACCAAAATTTGGGGTAAACCATGAGTggcgaaaatattttgtaaaagaatTATAGTTTTTTCAGTGGTTGGAGCTTCTCTAATCACTCTTACTTCCGGCCATTTTGACTTAGCATCCACCAATACAAAAAAGTAATGATTTTGAAAAGGGCCAGCATAATCAATGTGCACCCTTTGAAAATTCTCACCTGGTTCTTCCCATTGATGTGTGATTACTTTGGCTGGATTCTTCTTCACTATTGCGCAATTTGGGCAagatttcaccaaattttcaatttcggcATCTATGCCTTTCCAAAAGCAAAACCTTCTGGCCAACTGTTTCATTTTGACTATGCCAGCATGCGTATGGTGAAGTTCGCTGAGAATAATTGAACGAAGATTGAGAGGTATTACAACACGATCGCCCCGGAATACAATTCCATCTTGCAGTGAATAACTTGGATCCACATTCTTTCCGCTCAGGAGGTTCTTCTTCAACTGTAAAAGTTCAGGGTCTCGATCCGTTTCTTTTGCTATGGTTGCGGCTGTCACCGTAGTAGAAGAAATTTGATTGATAGTTTGATCTTGGATGTTCTTCACTTCTTCATCCAAAAAGTGGTTGAATTTTGATGAACTTTCGATTGGTGCTCTCGACAGACAATCCGCGTTGGTATTGTGTTCACCTCTGCGATGCACTactttgtaattaaaattttgaagaaatgaaGCGTATCGAAGTAACCTTGATGACGTCATCGCTGGAGTTTTTGCATGTTGGTGAAAAATTCGAGACAGTGGACGATTGTCTGTTATGAGGGTAAATTCTCTCCCATGTagataattgaaaaatttgtcaacaccaaaaattattgcCAATGCTTCTCGATCGAGCTGACTATAGTTTTGTTCGGCTTTggttaaagatctggaaataaaTGCGATGGGTCGCTCCTCCCCATTCACAATATGTGATAACACTGCAGCTATTCCAGTTGGACTGGCGTCACAGGCAAGAGTGAGAGGCAAGGATTCGTTGTACGGTACCAAAACCCTATCAGCAACGATTTCTTCCTTGACTTTCGTAAATGCATTTTCACACTGTGGTGTCCAATTGAATTTTCTTCCTTCTTCTAAAAGTTTTCGTAACGGCGTTGTTATTGTAGAGGCGTcaggaataaattttgaataataagtGACCATTCCCAGAAAACGGCGTAATTCATTTACATTTTGAGGTTTTGGAAGTTCGACAATAGCTTTCACTTTGTTTgggcattttgaaattttgttgtaaCTCACAATATATCCTAagtattttagttttgttttgaaatattcacatttatttttatttacatgaaGATTATTCGCCTTTAGCCTCTCCAAACACTTGACCAATCGATTCTCACACTGCTCTAGTGATTCTCCATGTATTATAATATCGTCAAAGTAGGAAATAGTCCCCCCTAAACCTTGGAGGATTTGGTCTAAAATACGGTTGAACTCACTCGGAGCCGTTTTTATGCCAAAAGACAATCGATTCATACGGTATACACCTCTATGCGTTGAAATTGCTTGTATCACTTTGCTCTCGTCATCTACCTGGACATGTAAGTATGCTTTGTAGAGGTCtagtttgcaaaaatattttgaatttttgagattGTTGAAGATCTCGTCGATTCTTTTTATTGGATAATGTGCTGAAACTAGTTGTGGATTGACAGCTACCTTGTAGTCAACACATAGGCGAACGTTGCCATCTGGCTTTGGAATCACTACCAATGGTGACCCCCAATTACAGGTGT contains these protein-coding regions:
- the yem gene encoding yemanuclein; translation: MSDPKRVTLTTISSTVSSSLMTAGSSRFGADFLAPAEKTLSAAPSSGKNGKSLRLKVELFQTDSNKYPEFDYAKLLHVEKKKLKKLKQKSNGFSDPFEENDDDVARIAKELERKYGNAYVSGRGKNKRDDIDIGLGYDESDSFIDNTEAYDEMVPDEVETIEGGFYINCGALEFKKLHTESMTTKTDEIIKMPDRPKKAVISSSSSEESSSSDDDEEDDDEDDDSEDDDDDDDSAEEASVETTKSKSSSSAATTPADKKVKISTNSGKKKASAAPTENGNSAKKRKIKSVKSTISTTGSSSNSPKPPTDDLASDSERERNAKKIEKTTTVKDMLKAQRDNFLKSQTSSEPKSSIAKPKGKSSAEEAESSEGSDDGDDESDNNSDSNESGPKPPKDKKSASSNEDNQGNEKLRTTDTKLPEMEPDVLACVTEFRDNLKSKNLTGKKILFDDQLSESFLKIDDSLLCIDKMDRSMVYAHLEYHLALPRYFFFRKARQLREKEEKLKSKRAFNKLHKAVTETMPAVIASYDAELRRYAELQAANVNSDQPLKMPKKKFPWNPNLRNLLYDVYQVRWTSYPVLGKKKDTLEDFIMTYMSKKVVEIWPKGWMRYEELQKEIEKRKAAAKKAKEKATKGPTISIGPNALSTSSSTTQNPPPETVQRSNANSDTDSVASSNTSSSLKRKNQEANTTKPKSKAAKLNGDQQKIKTIPIGLDLTSPSKKTDHSITNLMSATSMAAVSMATTTSSAFSSTVAAVSQPLKHSSNTHVIDLDNYTCTNDIMQQAAAANAAAMSFALANAASSLNSATVGGSSSRRESSGDSEIEIVGFYPASKNANKKQKTNSRSGTPNSNQFGAEKTYNNNNNNNRNSKKPTPTPSSAVTSGALNLFNEEYSKIMIGSIMGEHHQVPLLNAAQKSSPSTSSSSPMPSNMPHQ